Genomic window (Drosophila ananassae strain 14024-0371.13 chromosome 3L, ASM1763931v2, whole genome shotgun sequence):
TCAGCACGATCGAGTACATAGACGAGGAACAGATGCACGAGTCTGTGCCCTCGGTGATAGAGATTCTGGCTGCCATGGCCTTGGGACCAATGCTGGCAGTTCCGGCCTCGGAACAGCCCGGCGCCATGACCCCCAGCGAAATGCATACGCTCAAGGAGCTCAGCGACTTGGCCCTCGCCGAGATTAACGCTCGCACAATGGAGCTGGCACACCACTCCCTGGATATTATCGAGGAGGAGAACACCGAACCAGTAGAAACAGATGTCACTAATCATATTTTAGAGCCTTCTGCACAAATTTCTGCGAAAGATACTGAAAACCTTGGAAATGATAATCCTATGATAACAAAAAATGATGATGAAAAAGATCCTTCTCCCGAATCTACCGCAGAAACTTCCACATCTCCTCTTACTAAGAATAATCCTGCTCCAGAATCTACAGAAATAGCAGCTGAAACACCTACTGCGACAAATCCTGCAGAACTAGCTGTGACTACATCTGTTCCTGAATTCATAAAAGTTGAAGCTGCAGCACCAGCAGAAACAATCCCAGCTCCTGTGGAAGCTCCAGTGGATaatcctgttccagaaatcgctGCAGTAGAAACTACAGCACCGGCGGAAACAATCCTAGCTCCTGTAGAAGCTCCAGTGGATaatcctgttccagaaatcgctGCAGTAGAAACAACCCCAGCTCCTGTGGAAGCTGCAGTGGATagtcctgttccagaaatcgcCGCAGTAGAAGCTGCAGCACCGCCGGAAACAATCCCAGCTCCTGTGGAACCACCAGTGGATaatcctgttccagaaatcgctGCAGTAGAAACTACAGCACCGGCGGAAACAATCCCAGCTCCTGTGGCAGCTCCAGTAGATaatcctgttccagaaatcgctGCAGTAGGAGCTGCAGCACCGCCGGAAACAGTCCCAGCTCCTGTGGAAGCTCCAGTGGATagtcctgttccagaaatcgctGCAGTAGAAGCTGCAGCACCGCCGGAAACAATCCCAGTTCCTGTGGAACCACCAGTGGATaatcctgttccagaaatcgctGCAGTAGAAACAATCCCAGCTCCTGTGGAAGCTCCAGTGGATagtcctgttccagaaatcgctGCAGTAGAAGCTGCAGCACCAACAGAAACAATCCCAGCTCCAGTGGAAGCTCCATTGGATaatcctgttccagaaatcgctGCAGTAGAAGCTGCAGCACCAACAGAAACAATTCCAGCTCCAGTGGATaatcctgttccagaaatcgctGCAGTAGAAGCTGCAGCTCTGCCGGAAACAGTCCCAGCTCCTGTGGAAGCTCTAGTGGATagtcctgttccagaaatcgctGCAGTAGAAGCTGCAGCACCAGCAGAAACAATCACAGCTCCAGTGGAAGCTCCAGTGGATagtcctgttccagaaatcgctGCAGTTAAAACTACAGCACCAGCGGAAACAATCCCAGCTCCTGTGGAAGCTCCAATGGATaatcctgttccagaaatcgctGCAGTAGAAACAATCCCAGCTCCTGTGGAAGCTCCAGTGGATagtcctgttccagaaatcgctGCAGTAGAAGCTGCAGCACCAACAGAAACAATCCCAGCTCCTGTGGAAGCACCAGTGGATaatcctgttccagaaatcgctGCAGTAGAAACTACAGCACCGGCGGAAACAATCCCAGCTCCTGTGGCAGCTCCAGTAGATaatcctgttccagaaatcgctGCAGTAGGAGCTGCAGCACCGCCGGAAACAGTCCCAGCTCCTGTGGAAGCTCCAGTGGATagtcctgttccagaaatcgctGCAGTAGAAGCTGCAGCACCGCCGGAAACAATCCCAGTTCCTGTGGAACCACCAGTGGATaatcctgttccagaaatcgctGCAGTAGAAACAATCCCAGCTCCTGTGGAAGCTCCAGTGGATagtcctgttccagaaatcgctGCAGTAGAAGCTGCAGCACCAACAGAAACAATCCCAGCTCCAGTGGAAGCTCCATTGGATaatcctgttccagaaatcgctGCAGTAGAAGCTGCAGCACCAACAGAAACAATTCCAGCTCCAGTGGATaatcctgttccagaaatcgctGCAGTAGAAACTACAGCACCGGCGGAAACAATCCCATCTCCAGTGGATaatcctgttccagaaatcgctGCAGTAGAAGCTGCAGCACCAACAGAAACAATCCCAGCTCCAGTGGATaatcctgttccagaaatcgctGCAGTAGAAACTACAGCACCGCCGGAAACAATCCCAGCTCCTGTGGAAGCTCCAGATGATagtcctgttccagaaatcgctGCAGTAGAAACTACAGCACCAGCGGAAACAATCCCAGCTCCTGTGGAAGCTCCAATGGATaatcctgttccagaaatcgctGCAGTAGAAACAATCCCAGCTCCTGTGGAAGCTCCAGTGGATagtcctgttccagaaatcgctGCAGTAGCAGCTGCAGCACCAACAGAAACAATCCCAGCTCCAGTGGATAATActgttccagaaatcgctGCAGTAGAAACTACAGCACCGGCTGAAACAATCCCAGCTCCTGTGGAAGCTCCATTGGATaatcctgttccagaaatcgctGCAGTAGAAGCTGCAGCACCAACAGAAACAATCCCAGCTCCAGTGGATaatcctgttccagaaatcgctGCAGTAGAAATTACAGCACCGGCTGAAACAATCCCAGCTCCTGTGGAAGCTCCAGTGGATagtcctgttccagaaatcgctGCAGTAGAAGCTGCAGTACCAGCAGAAACAATCTCAGCTCCTGTGGAACCACCAGTGGATaatcctgttccagaaatcgctGCAGTAGAAGCTGCAGCACCGCCGGAAGCAATCCCAGCTCCTGTGGAACCACCAGTGGATaatcctgttccagaaatcgctGCAGTAGAAGCTGCAGCACCAGCAGAAACAATCCCAGCTCCAGTGGAAGCTCCACTGGATaatcctgttccagaaatcgctGCAGTAGAAGCTGCAGCACCGCCGGAAACAATCCCAGCTCCTGTGGAACCACCAGTGGATaatcctgttccagaaatcgctGCAGTAGAAGCTGCAGCACCGCCGGAAACAATCCCAGCTCCTGTGGAACCACCAGTGGATaatcctgttccagaaatcgctGCAGTAGAAGCTGCAGCACCAGCAGAAACAATCCCAGCTCCAGTGGAAGCTCCATTGGATaatcctgttccagaaatcgctGCAGTAGAAACAATCCCAGCTCCAGTGGAAGCTCCATTGGATaatcctgttccagaaatcgctGCAGTAGAAGCTGCAGCACCAACAGAAACAATCCCAGCTCCAGTGGATaatcctgttccagaaatcgctGCAGTAGAAACTACAGCACCGCCGGAAACAATCCCAGCTCCTGTGGAAGCTCCAGATGATagtcctgttccagaaatcgctGCAGTAGAAACTACAGCACCAGCGGAAACAATCCCAGCACCTGTGGAAGCTCCAATGGATaatcctgttccagaaatcgctGCAGTAGAAACAATCCCAGCTCCTGTGGAAGCTCCAGTGGATagtcctgttccagaaatcgctGCAGTAGAAGCTGCAGCACCAACAGAAACAATCCCACCTCCAGTGGATaatcctgttccagaaatcgctGCAGTAGAAACTACAGCACCGGCTGAAACAATCCCGGCTCCTGTGGAAGCTCCAGTGAATagtcctgttccagaaatcgctGCAGTAGAAACTACAGCACCGACTGAAACAATCCCAGCTCCTGTGGAACCACCAGTGGATaatcctgttccagaaatcgctGCAGTAGAAGCTGCAGCACCGCCGGAAACAATCCCAGCTCCTGTGGAAGCTCCAGTGGATaatcctgttccagaaatcgctGCAGTAGAAGCTGCAGCACCGCCGGAAACAATCCCAGCTCCTGTGGAAGCTCCAGTGGATAATCCTGTTCCAGAAGTCGCTGCAGTAGAAACAATCCCAGCTCCTGTGGAAGCTCCAGTGGAATATACTGTTCCAGATCTCGCCGCAGTAGAAGCTGCAGCACCGCCGGAAACAATCCCAGCTCCTGTGGAAGCTCCAGTGAATagtcctgttccagaaatcggTGCAGTAGAAACAATCCCAGCTCCTGTGGAAGCTCCAGTGGATAATCCTGTTCCAGAAGTAGCTGCAGTAGAAGCTGCAGCACCAGCAGAAACAATCCCAGCTTCAGTGGAAGCTCCAGTGGATAATCCTGTTCCAAAAATCGCTGCAGTAGAAACAATCCCAGCTCCAGTGGAAGCTCCAGTGGATaatcctgttccagaaatcgctGCAGTAGAAATTACAGCACCGGCGGAAACAATTCCAGCTCCTGTGGAAGCTCCAGTGGATagtcctgttccagaaatcgctGCAGTAGAAACAATCCCAGCTCCTGTGGAAGCTCCAGTGGATAATCCTGTTCCAGAAGTATCTGCAGTAGAAGCTGCAGCACCAGCAGAAACGATCCCAGCTCCTGTGGAAGCACCAGTGGATaatcctgttccagaaatcgctGCAGTAGAAGCTGCAGCACCGCCGGAAACAATCCCAGTTCCTGTGGAACCACCAGTGGATaatcctgttccagaaatcgctGCAGTAGAAGCTGCAGCACCGCCGGAAACAATCCCAGCTCCTGTGGAAGCACCAGTGGATaatcctgttccagaaatcgctGCAGTAGAAGCTGCAGCACCAGCAGAAACAATCCCAGCTCCTGTGGAAGCTCCAGTGGATagtcctgttccagaaatcgctGCAGTAGAAGCTGCAGCACCAGCAGAAACAATCCCAGCTCCTGTGGAAGCTCCAGTGGATagtcctgttccagaaatcgctGCAGTAGAAACAATCCCAGCTCCTGTGGAAGCTCCAGTGGATagtcctgttccagaaatcgctGCAGTAGAAACAATCCCAGTTCCTGTGGAACCACCAGTGGATaatcctgttccagaaatcgctGCAGTAGAAGCTGCAGCACCGCCGGAAACAATCCCAGCTCCTGTGGAAGCACCAGTGGATaatcctgttccagaaatcgctGCAGTAGGAGCTGCAGCACCAGCAGAAACAATCCCAGCTCCAGTGGAAGCTCCATTGGATaatcctgttccagaaatcgctGCAGTAGGAGCTGCAGCACCAGCAGAAACAATCCCAGCTCCAGTGGAAGCTCCATTGGATaatcctgttccagaaatcgctACAGTAGAAACAATCCCAGCTCCTGTGGAACCACCAGTGGATaatcctgttccagaaatcgctGCAGTAGAAGCTGCAGCACCAGCAGAAACAATCCCAGCTCCAGTGGAAGCTCCAGTGGATagtcctgttccagaaatcgctGCAGTAGAAGCTGCAGCACCAGCAGAAACAATCCCAGCTCCTGTGGAAGCTCCAGTGGATagtcctgttccagaaatcgctGCAGTAGAAACAATCCTAGCTCCTGTGGAAGCTCCAGTGGATaatcctgttccagaaatcgctGCAGTAGAAACTACAGCACCGCCGGAAACAATCCCTGCTCCTGTTGAACCACCAGTGGATaatcctgttccagaaatcgctGCAGTAGAAACAATCCCAGCTCCTGTGAAAGCTCCAGTGGATaatcctgttccagaaatcgctTCAGTAGAAACTACAGCACCGGCGGAAACAATCCCAGCTCCTGTGGAAGCTCCAGTGGATaatcctgttccagaaatcgctGCAGTAGAAGCTGCAGCACCGCCGGAAACAATCCCAGTTCCTGTGGAACCACCAGTGGATaatcctgttccagaaatcgctGCAGTAGAAGCTGCAGCACCGCCGGAAACAATCCCAGCTCCTGTGGAAGCACCAGTGGATaatcctgttccagaaatcgctGCAGTAGAAGCTGCAGCACCAGCAGAAACAATCCCAGCTCCTGTGGAAGCTCCAGTGGATagtcctgttccagaaatcgctGCAGTAGGAGCTGCAGCACCAGCAGAAACAATCCCAGCTCCAGTGGAAGCTCCATTGGATaatcctgttccagaaatcgctGCAGTAGGAGCTGCAGCACCAGCAGAAACAATCCCAGCTCCAGTGGAAGCTCCATTGGATaatcctgttccagaaatcgctACAGTAGAAACAATCCCAGCTCCTGTGGAACCACCAGTGGATaatcctgttccagaaatcgctGCAGTAGAAGCTGCAGCACCAGCAGAAACAATCCCAGCTCCAGTGGAAGCTCCAGTGGATagtcctgttccagaaatcgctGCAGTAGAAGCTGCAGCACCAGCAGAAACAATCCCAGCTCCTGTGGAAGCTCCAGTGGATagtcctgttccagaaatcgctGCAGTAGAAACAATCCCAGCTCCTGTGGAAGCTCCAGTGGATaatcctgttccagaaatcgctGCAGTAGAAACTACAGCACCGCCGGAAACAATCCCTGCTCCTGTTGAACCACCAGTGGATaatcctgttccagaaatcgctGCAGTAGAAACAATCCCAGCTCCTGTGAAAGCTCCAGTGGATaatcctgttccagaaatcgctTCAGTAGAAACTACAGCACCGGCGGAAACAATCCCAGCTCCTGTGGAAGCTCCAGTGGATaatcctgttccagaaatcgctGCAGTAGAAGCTGGAGCACCGCCGAAAACAATCCCAGCTCCTGTGGAAGCTCCAGTGGATagtcctgttccagaaatcgctGCAGTAGAAACAATCCCAGCTCCTGTGGAACCACCAGTGGATaatcctgttccagaaatcgctGCAGTAGAAGCTGCAGCACCAGCAGAAACAATCCCAGCTCCAGTGGAAGCTCCAGTGGATagtcctgttccagaaatcgctGCAGTAGAAGCTGCAGCACCAGCAGAAACAATCCCAGCTCCTGTGGAAGCTCCAGTGGATAGTTctgttccagaaatcgctGCAGTAGAAACAATCCCAGCTCCTGTGGAAGCTCCAGTGGATAATCCTGTTCCAGAAGTAGCTGCAGTAGAAGCTGCAGCACCGGCGGAAACAATCCCAGCTCCTGTGGAAGCTCCAGTGGATaatcctgttccagaaatcgctGCAGTAGAAACTACAGCACCGCCGGAAACAATCCCAGCTCCTGTTGAACCACCAGTGGATAATCCTGTTCCAAAAATCGCTGCAGTAGAAACAATCCCAGCTCCTGTGGAAGCTCCAGTGGATaatcctgttccagaaatcgctTCAGTAGAAACTACAGCACCGGCGGAAACAATCCCAGCTCCTGTGGAAGCTCCAGTGGATaatcctgttccagaaatcgctGCAGTAGAAGCTGGAGCACCGCCGAAAACAATCCCAGCTCCTGTGGAAGCTCCAGTGGATagtcctgttccagaaatcgctGCAGTAGAAACAATCCCAGCTCCTGTGGAACCACCAGTGGATaatcctgttccagaaatcgctGCAGTAGAAGCTGCAGCACCAGCAGAAACAATCCCAGCTCCAGTGGAAGCTCCAGTGGATagtcctgttccagaaatcgctGCAGTAGAAGCTGCAGCACCAGCAGAAACAATCCCAGCTCCTGTGGAAGCTCCAGTGGATagtcctgttccagaaatcgctGCAGTAGAAACAATCCCAGCTCCTGTGGAAGCTCCAGTGGATAATCCTGTTCCAGAAGTAGCTGCAGTAGAAGCTGCAGCACCGGCGGAAACAATCCCAGCTCCTGTGGAAGCTCCAGTGGATaatcctgttccagaaatcgctGCAGTAGAAACTACAGCACCGCCGGAAACAATCCCAGCTCCTGTTGAACCACCAGTGGATaatcctgttccagaaatcgctGCAGTAGAAACAATCCCAGCTCCTGTGGAAGCTCCAGTGGATaatcctgttccagaaatcgctTCAGTAGAAACTACAGCACCGGCGGAAACAATCCCAGCTCCTGTGGAAGCTCCAGTGGATaatcctgttccagaaatcgctGCAGTAGAAGCTGCAGCACCGCCGGAAACAATCCCAGCTCCTGTGGAAGCTCCAGTGGATagtcctgttccagaaatcgctGCAGTAGAAGCTCCAGCACCGGCGGAAACAATCCTAGCTCCTGTGGAACCACCAGGGGATAATCCTGTTCCACAAATCGCTGCAGTAGAAGGTCCAGCACCAGCGGAAACAATTCCAAAGCCTGTGGAGGCACCCGCGGAACCAATCTCATCTCCTGTGGAAGCACCAGTGGATATTCCAGTTCCAGAAATCGCTGCACAAGAATCCGTCGCACCAGCGGAAACGATCCCAACTCCTGCGAAAGCTCCTGTGCATAGTCCTGCTTCAGAAATCTCCTCTGCAGTAGGTACTTCGGAAGCCGCCGAAACAATTTCATCTCTTGCTGTGGAATCTTCTCTGGATAATCTTCCTCTGGAACCTGGCACAGTCGATTCTGCGGCCTTGAAGTCATCTGCAGATGACCATAATATTCTACAGACTGAACTGTTGGATTCAGCTCAAGGAAGTGGGGCCTCAGAATCCACCAAGGGTGATGCTTCCATGATAGGTAAAGCATCTCAAAAGTGCCTGCGGAGACAGCCGAACATAACCGACACAATACCGAGCGAAGGAAACTTGTCCTTGAAATCCGATCCTGTGAACCTCCTGGGCACCATTTGCAAGTTTTACATAAAAGACAAACGACTGTTGGCAACGATCGAACGAAGACGTCGCCGGGCTTTGATCATGCACAAGTACCTGAGTTCCTTTGACTCCATGGATGATTCCATAGAGGATGTTGGCTGCGATAGCCATCCAAGCTTATTCCAAGAACTAAATGAAGATGGCTCAGAGCCCCAAGTAGAGATGATTCCGCCAACTGGCAGGGTAGAAACTCCACCACCTGAAGTTGATATAGAAGATGCAGTAGCTACAAGTAAGACTGAATGTGTAGAGGAATCAGATCATTCAGAAAGTTTGATAGAAATTCCGAAATTTGATAATTTTGAAACAGTTAAGACTGAAACACATTTTGTAGATGAGGTCAGTACAGAAGTTGCTAGTTTGATGGGCCAGCAGGAATCTCCTGTGAAAACTTTAGACGATAGAGTTCCAGTTAGTGACAGCTTAGCGACCATCCTTCGATGGGATAGGGCCAGTCAAACATCCTGCGATATGGCAGATGAGCTCGATAGAGACACAGAGTCCTTCATTGCGGTTAGTCTCGGTGAAATCACCTATAACTTTATCAACGACATTCTCTTCTCAGATCAATTGAGTACAGAGTCGAATCACAGCGACGAAAGTGAGCCCTCCACGGCCTGTGAGACGTTCAACGGCGAGGCCGACTCCGAGCAGGACTTTGTTAGCGAAAGGGTCTTAGTCCTGGACGAGCATCGATCCCCGAGTACTAACACAAACTCTAATCGCACCTCGCACGCCAACTTGCATCTAACTCTAACCAAAACTAACACCTCCCATTCGGCCAGTAGACGCACTAACGGAAAACTAACAAATGGTTCCCTGAGATGGTCCAGCAAATCGGTCAATGACATTGGCAGTGAACTAACCAACGGTGGTCCGAAGGTTGCGCAACCGGACGATGTTGCCGATGACGATGTTGTACTGTTGCGGCGCTTTGTGCCAGGTAACCCAGGGTTAAGGCCATAACTGTCATCACTCGGTGTTTGTTGTAACTTGATTCCTTGATTCCTTAGCCTGGCTTCACTGTCTCttctatgtgtgtgtttttgtgtttcGCCCAATAGTCAAGTGGGTCGACTAAAGTATTAACCAATAATAAAAGCGAAGAGTAATCTTTAAAAGAACATTcctttatttcaaaaatatttatttaaatacccAAGAGAAtgtaaattaatattattgtaactgaaaattgaaataaagGATATGGTTTTAAACTTAAAGCAGTTTCGATAAGAGGGGGATCGCTTTTCGATTTTCAACTTACTCGACCCACTCTCCGCTTCACGTCCTTGGAATTAAATCAAATCTAAAATATGTTTCTAGGTTCCATTGCGGAGCGGGAAGTGAAAAAGTGGTACAATGCCGTCGAGATGCCAAATAATCCATACGCACCGGAGGCCCTGAAGCAGCGCATCAGTGGCACCCAGGAGCGGTACATGGATGTGCCGAACATCAGTCCCAGTGCCGAGCAGAAAGCTCTGGCATCGGCTCTAACGGAAAGCACTGACTCTGCCTCCCCACAAACTGATTACAAGCGGTAACTTTCTTCCTTAACGTGTCCTTTCTGTTTTCTCTATAATATTCTTAACCCATAGCTATAGTCGCGATTACTATATCAACGATGCCCCCAATGGCACTCCTGGAAGTGTAAGGACTAATGCCACTGCAAGTGCATCCATCAATTCTGAGGATGCTGAGGACATTGTGATCAACGAGGTAAATCAAGAACCAGAACCACTTCCACCAACGCATGGCCAACGCATTTCAAGTAGCGCTCAGAGTAACGTTGCCGACCTCTCTCATTGGACACTATCCACGCCAGTGCGCCGTAGCAGTTCGCTTAAGTTCATTAACAGCCGCCCCGCCCACTCCCACACCCACTCCCACTCGCCGTCCCTATCCCCCACCCCGTACGCCAGCGCCTCATTAGCCTACGATCGGTCAGCTCACCTCGAACGTCCTTCCACATCGGCGTCCCATTACCGAGAATCGAGTCTAGGAATAGGAGACGACGATCATGACTTCGACGTGAGATCACATCGCTCCTGGCGCAGCAGCTACAGCTCCCTGCCCAAGCGGCACACCCAGTCCACCCTGAGTCTGCACAGCAGCGGTAGCGGGGTGTCCTTCGGCTCGTCCGCTTCGAAGAGGCGCCTGGCTGCCGGAGGTCCTTCCGCCGGTGTTCTCACTCAATTCGAGAAGCAGCTACTGCACAAGGACCTTAAGCGGAACAGCTTCCGGGCTGTGTCCACCACTTCAAAGGATTTCGTAATGAATCCGCTGTTCGAGAGCGAGCCCATCCAGGCGGGAAAGCTGG
Coding sequences:
- the LOC6496030 gene encoding mucin-2 isoform X11 encodes the protein MAGEVPATATPSPVARNINNNDNNNNSDSSHSSKESSPVQQQLNSSVDSGIAVLEAETPTLRRRQRLQQCQRILQVLQRDRLTHQQLRDRLSKLANKKWTKEETREDQNCNVCCADLDLSSAKNYVTCCTCGKSVCRGLKCADWRPKDAKWECQLCQNSKESLAHTSSWVAEQMSFNQHKFVYPMRARSEVYIPIAGDGNDSSMQFESVSQVGQANNLDERAKIREYVEQIVAEMLGGNLDQIKVGQLSKSENYLQLFDKFHAKLSNLLINLENGLCARALKGDLPAIVNGYNNSSNGNTTNNNNNNNELADISQTRLRSLIETIIAETLRSSSLSASGAVSEISLDTRSHVSELANGNGLKRRHRTEHYFEPKIYQDLLATAVLNKIADKEGNTRLLAESTPDLSGHHIDENFNAEALSTTSGSSIEPRSDSSLTDHEIVLDNGKSQSLQAELERESVLSDYIAAHMVPLPDFSASVTESEDDVGSISSSMIADGTWEDNWLFKKKRSSATPSSIGMLVPAPKENVRAQIGDKTADEVSDLSEMGSDAEDSSLDLMRCNELNDRLLSKHLIGGQNTKLVLDELVDRTSLISHTLPEEHEPAFTETTNVLLVETTGVAPPVSPPPPPPMVFQDDSVTEEPVPAPIAAQADSEEPASLDGCTGFSTIEYIDEEQMHESVPSVIEILAAMALGPMLAVPASEQPGAMTPSEMHTLKELSDLALAEINARTMELAHHSLDIIEEENTEPVETDVTNHILEPSAQISAKDTENLGNDNPMITKNDDEKDPSPESTAETSTSPLTKNNPAPESTEIAAETPTATNPAELAVTTSVPEFIKVEAAAPAETIPAPVEAPVDNPVPEIAAVETTAPAETILAPVEAPVDNPVPEIAAVETTPAPVEAAVDSPVPEIAAVEAAAPPETIPAPVEPPVDNPVPEIAAVETTAPAETIPAPVAAPVDNPVPEIAAVGAAAPPETVPAPVEAPVDSPVPEIAAVEAAAPPETIPVPVEPPVDNPVPEIAAVETIPAPVEAPVDSPVPEIAAVEAAAPTETIPAPVEAPLDNPVPEIAAVEAAAPTETIPAPVDNPVPEIAAVEAAALPETVPAPVEALVDSPVPEIAAVEAAAPAETITAPVEAPVDSPVPEIAAVKTTAPAETIPAPVEAPMDNPVPEIAAVETIPAPVEAPVDSPVPEIAAVEAAAPTETIPAPVEAPVDNPVPEIAAVETTAPAETIPAPVAAPVDNPVPEIAAVGAAAPPETVPAPVEAPVDSPVPEIAAVEAAAPPETIPVPVEPPVDNPVPEIAAVETIPAPVEAPVDSPVPEIAAVEAAAPTETIPAPVEAPLDNPVPEIAAVEAAAPTETIPAPVDNPVPEIAAVETTAPAETIPSPVDNPVPEIAAVEAAAPTETIPAPVDNPVPEIAAVETTAPPETIPAPVEAPDDSPVPEIAAVETTAPAETIPAPVEAPMDNPVPEIAAVETIPAPVEAPVDSPVPEIAAVAAAAPTETIPAPVDNTVPEIAAVETTAPAETIPAPVEAPLDNPVPEIAAVEAAAPTETIPAPVDNPVPEIAAVEITAPAETIPAPVEAPVDSPVPEIAAVEAAVPAETISAPVEPPVDNPVPEIAAVEAAAPPEAIPAPVEPPVDNPVPEIAAVEAAAPAETIPAPVEAPLDNPVPEIAAVEAAAPPETIPAPVEPPVDNPVPEIAAVEAAAPPETIPAPVEPPVDNPVPEIAAVEAAAPAETIPAPVEAPLDNPVPEIAAVETIPAPVEAPLDNPVPEIAAVEAAAPTETIPAPVDNPVPEIAAVETTAPPETIPAPVEAPDDSPVPEIAAVETTAPAETIPAPVEAPMDNPVPEIAAVETIPAPVEAPVDSPVPEIAAVEAAAPTETIPPPVDNPVPEIAAVETTAPAETIPAPVEAPVNSPVPEIAAVETTAPTETIPAPVEPPVDNPVPEIAAVEAAAPPETIPAPVEAPVDNPVPEIAAVEAAAPPETIPAPVEAPVDNPVPEVAAVETIPAPVEAPVEYTVPDLAAVEAAAPPETIPAPVEAPVNSPVPEIGAVETIPAPVEAPVDNPVPEVAAVEAAAPAETIPASVEAPVDNPVPKIAAVETIPAPVEAPVDNPVPEIAAVEITAPAETIPAPVEAPVDSPVPEIAAVETIPAPVEAPVDNPVPEVSAVEAAAPAETIPAPVEAPVDNPVPEIAAVEAAAPPETIPAPVEAPVDSPVPEIAAVETIPVPVEPPVDNPVPEIAAVEAAAPPETIPAPVEAPVDNPVPEIAAVGAAAPAETIPAPVEAPLDNPVPEIAAVGAAAPAETIPAPVEAPLDNPVPEIATVETIPAPVEPPVDNPVPEIAAVEAAAPAETIPAPVEAPVDSPVPEIAAVEAAAPAETIPAPVEAPVDSPVPEIAAVETILAPVEAPVDNPVPEIAAVETTAPPETIPAPVEPPVDNPVPEIAAVETIPAPVKAPVDNPVPEIASVETTAPAETIPAPVEAPVDNPVPEIAAVEAAAPPETIPVPVEPPVDNPVPEIAAVEAAAPPETIPAPVEAPVDNPVPEIAAVEAAAPAETIPAPVEAPVDSPVPEIAAVGAAAPAETIPAPVEAPLDNPVPEIAAVGAAAPAETIPAPVEAPLDNPVPEIATVETIPAPVEPPVDNPVPEIAAVEAAAPAETIPAPVEAPVDSPVPEIAAVEAAAPAETIPAPVEAPVDSPVPEIAAVETIPAPVEAPVDNPVPEIAAVETTAPPETIPAPVEPPVDNPVPEIAAVETIPAPVKAPVDNPVPEIASVETTAPAETIPAPVEAPVDNPVPEIAAVEAGAPPKTIPAPVEAPVDSPVPEIAAVETIPAPVEPPVDNPVPEIAAVEAAAPAETIPAPVEAPVDSPVPEIAAVEAAAPAETIPAPVEAPVDSSVPEIAAVETIPAPVEAPVDNPVPEVAAVEAAAPAETIPAPVEAPVDNPVPEIAAVETTAPPETIPAPVEPPVDNPVPKIAAVETIPAPVEAPVDNPVPEIASVETTAPAETIPAPVEAPVDNPVPEIAAVEAGAPPKTIPAPVEAPVDSPVPEIAAVETIPAPVEPPVDNPVPEIAAVEAAAPAETIPAPVEAPVDSPVPEIAAVEAAAPAETIPAPVEAPVDSPVPEIAAVETIPAPVEAPVDNPVPEVAAVEAAAPAETIPAPVEAPVDNPVPEIAAVETTAPPETIPAPVEPPVDNPVPEIAAVETIPAPVEAPVDNPVPEIASVETTAPAETIPAPVEAPVDNPVPEIAAVEAAAPPETIPAPVEAPVDSPVPEIAAVEAPAPAETILAPVEPPGDNPVPQIAAVEGPAPAETIPKPVEAPAEPISSPVEAPVDIPVPEIAAQESVAPAETIPTPAKAPVHSPASEISSAVGTSEAAETISSLAVESSLDNLPLEPGTVDSAALKSSADDHNILQTELLDSAQGSGASESTKGDASMIGSIAEREVKKWYNAVEMPNNPYAPEALKQRISGTQERYMDVPNISPSAEQKALASALTESTDSASPQTDYKRYSRDYYINDAPNGTPGSVRTNATASASINSEDAEDIVINEAQTANVAVTEQEQSEESVFKALPVQVLDESLETQSNPSLYSVQTTNTTTSDESDTVRIYDFNKQETTVIRATPAEQQPSTSTTSSMESAQSAPASVSSIDSSVSKKRERPVVLQFGPGDSAPTVGSPVSTPTRGSTPPAFRFLQPKRKLIDPSQVLSVDEDDEPDQPKTPAAEKPVIEDEVAHAMPSVKALAQAFLLTSKHTQYERRWRAKVRIAAPPDTPDKPASSLAKRHKLEHAVSMAEVADEATIASDLSSLETDPSIHSEGLPPIASPASPVPVRHGFLRSNIAFFENLKFK